The genomic window CGCGGCAACCGGTTCCGGCCGGTGTACGTGCCGGGTGCGGTGGTGTCGGGGCGGTGGGCCAGCCGCGGTGGCGGCGCGCTGCAGATTCCGAAGGCGTTGCGCTCGAGTGTGATCGCCGATCCCGGGCACACCTTCGTGACCGCCGACGCCGGCCAGCTCGAGCCGCGCATCCTCGCAGCGATGTCCGGCGATCCGCGGATGACCGCCGCCGCCGGCACCGACGATCTGTACGCCCTCGTCGCGGCCGAGGTGTTCCGCGGCGACCGCGCCAAGGCCAAGATCGCGATCCTCGGTGTCCTCTACGGCGCCACGGCCGGGGAGGCCCGCGCGCTGTTGACCATGCTGCGCAAGCGCTTTCCCACCGCTGTCCAGCTGGTCGAGGACGCGGCTCGCGCAGGCGAGCGCGGCGAGGTGGTGCACTCGTGGCTCGGCCGCGCCTGCCCGCCGCCGTCGGAGGGGTGGTGGTCGAACGGGGACGCCCATGCCCGCGGCCGGTTCACCCGCAATTTCGTCGTGCAGGCAACGGCCGCCGAGTGGGCACTGTGCCTGCTCGCGGATCTGCGTCGACGCCTCGCCGACGCTCCCGGGGACGGGGAGTTGGTGTTCTTCCAGCACGACGAGGTGGTGGTCCACACTCGGCGCCCCGATGCCGCCACCGCCCACGTTCTGGCGGCCGCGGAGGCCGCGACCCGACTGCTGTTCGGCGCGACGGCCGTCCGGTTTCCGATGGATATCGGGGTTCGGGACTGTTATGCCGAACCCGAGTCTCTGTAACCGGGACCACACGAGCCTGACCTCTCCTGAATCCGTATCGTCGATTTCGAACGGATGTCTTGTCGTATTC from Prescottella sp. R16 includes these protein-coding regions:
- a CDS encoding bifunctional 3'-5' exonuclease/DNA polymerase; translation: MLVPDSDGATLIRTDESGNPVEAPRRTADVAATVREIEATEHPRWVFEDSARACPPLLAAGVRVARSHDLRLTGALLDMRAGRFTSAPDMPVDDRPSLFDAVPSTAPEVVIERHRRQLAAIADDPRLRLLVAAESAGGLAAAEMSHDGLPFSTDAHLALLADALGPRTRDDMLPVRLHEVADEVSAAFGRQVNPASQPEVVAAFAREGIELASTRKYLLREIDHPAVEPLLRYRDLAKLHSTNGWTWLDAWVRGNRFRPVYVPGAVVSGRWASRGGGALQIPKALRSSVIADPGHTFVTADAGQLEPRILAAMSGDPRMTAAAGTDDLYALVAAEVFRGDRAKAKIAILGVLYGATAGEARALLTMLRKRFPTAVQLVEDAARAGERGEVVHSWLGRACPPPSEGWWSNGDAHARGRFTRNFVVQATAAEWALCLLADLRRRLADAPGDGELVFFQHDEVVVHTRRPDAATAHVLAAAEAATRLLFGATAVRFPMDIGVRDCYAEPESL